From Methylocystis sp. ATCC 49242, one genomic window encodes:
- a CDS encoding 3-hydroxyacyl-CoA dehydrogenase NAD-binding domain-containing protein, which produces MNLVNFRFETGADGVALLTWDMPERSMNVITPEVMNELEQVVDKVASDAAIKGCVIASGKSAFSGGADLTMLQQGAAQYARALKEQGEEAANRLFLENARRLSLLYRKLETCGKPFAIAIHGVCLGGAFELALACHYRVMADDDKTKVGLPEIKVGLFPGAGGTQRVARIMQTGDALQFLFRGDQVKPKAALGAKLVHEIAPKAEIVDRAKAWIVNGGKALAPWDAKDFKNPSGKVFSPTGMMIWPAANAILRRETYNNYPAARAILHAVYEGLQLPMDQALTVEARWFAHILRSKEAAAMIRSLFLSKGELEKGAHRPANVPPTNLRKIGVIGAGFMGAGVAYVSALNGLDVVLIDRDQESADKGKAVIDKLISGSVMKGRATAADKEALMARVNATADYASLKGCDLVLEAVFEDRAVKADVTKRAQDVVGGDVIFASNTSTLPITSLAETSQKAENFIGVHFFSPVEKMLLVEVIMGEKTGDRALATALDFVRIIRKTPIVVNDTRGFYANRCVLNFVREGQIMLTEGVPPAMIENVARMAGMPVGPLSLNDEVALDLGWKILCAAKKDLGEKAVDPRQERVLRYMVEEQGRFGRKNGKGFYDYPADGKKSLWPGLSALAEKQLDTDTIDIEELKHRLLVVQAVEAARTMAEGVVTDPREADVGSILGFGFAPFTGGTISYIDGMGAKAFVALCDRLAAKFGPRFEPPQLLRDMAAKGDTFYGRFMPKQKAA; this is translated from the coding sequence ATGAACCTCGTCAATTTCCGCTTCGAGACCGGCGCCGACGGCGTTGCGCTCCTGACATGGGACATGCCCGAGCGCTCGATGAACGTCATCACGCCCGAAGTGATGAACGAACTCGAACAGGTCGTCGACAAGGTCGCGAGCGACGCCGCGATCAAGGGCTGCGTGATTGCGTCCGGCAAGAGCGCCTTTTCCGGCGGGGCGGATCTGACCATGCTGCAGCAGGGCGCCGCGCAATACGCCAGGGCGCTGAAGGAGCAGGGCGAGGAAGCGGCGAACAGGCTTTTCCTCGAGAATGCGCGGCGGCTCTCCCTGCTCTATCGGAAACTCGAGACCTGCGGCAAACCCTTCGCCATCGCCATTCACGGCGTGTGCCTCGGCGGCGCCTTCGAACTCGCGCTCGCCTGCCATTATCGCGTGATGGCGGATGACGACAAAACGAAAGTCGGCCTGCCGGAAATCAAGGTCGGCCTCTTCCCCGGCGCCGGCGGCACGCAGCGCGTCGCGCGCATCATGCAGACCGGCGACGCGCTTCAGTTCCTGTTCCGGGGCGATCAGGTCAAGCCGAAGGCGGCGCTCGGCGCGAAGCTCGTGCATGAGATTGCGCCAAAAGCGGAGATCGTCGATCGCGCAAAGGCGTGGATCGTCAATGGCGGCAAGGCGCTCGCGCCATGGGACGCGAAGGACTTCAAGAACCCGTCCGGCAAGGTTTTCTCGCCGACGGGCATGATGATCTGGCCCGCCGCGAACGCCATCCTGCGCCGCGAGACATACAACAACTATCCCGCCGCAAGGGCCATTCTGCACGCCGTGTACGAAGGCCTGCAATTGCCCATGGATCAGGCGCTGACGGTCGAGGCGCGCTGGTTTGCGCATATACTGCGCTCGAAGGAAGCCGCGGCGATGATCCGCTCGCTGTTTCTTTCCAAGGGCGAGTTGGAGAAGGGCGCGCATCGTCCGGCGAATGTTCCGCCGACCAATCTCAGGAAAATCGGCGTTATCGGCGCGGGCTTCATGGGCGCCGGCGTCGCCTATGTCAGCGCGCTCAATGGGCTCGACGTCGTCCTGATCGATCGCGATCAGGAGAGCGCCGACAAGGGCAAGGCGGTCATCGACAAGCTCATTTCCGGCTCCGTCATGAAAGGCCGCGCGACCGCCGCCGACAAGGAGGCGTTGATGGCTCGGGTGAACGCCACTGCCGACTATGCGTCGCTCAAGGGCTGCGATCTCGTGCTCGAAGCCGTGTTCGAGGACCGCGCGGTGAAGGCCGATGTGACGAAACGCGCGCAGGACGTTGTGGGCGGGGACGTGATCTTCGCCTCCAACACCTCGACGCTGCCGATCACATCGCTCGCCGAGACCTCGCAGAAGGCGGAGAATTTCATTGGCGTTCACTTCTTCTCCCCGGTCGAGAAGATGCTGCTCGTGGAAGTGATCATGGGCGAAAAGACGGGCGACCGCGCGCTGGCGACGGCGCTCGATTTCGTGCGGATCATCAGGAAGACGCCGATCGTCGTCAACGACACGCGCGGTTTTTACGCCAATCGCTGCGTGCTGAACTTCGTGCGCGAAGGCCAGATCATGCTGACCGAAGGCGTGCCGCCGGCGATGATCGAGAATGTCGCGCGCATGGCCGGCATGCCTGTGGGTCCGCTGTCATTGAACGACGAAGTCGCGCTCGACCTCGGCTGGAAAATCCTTTGCGCCGCGAAGAAGGATCTGGGCGAGAAGGCGGTCGATCCGCGTCAGGAGCGCGTGCTGCGTTACATGGTCGAGGAGCAGGGTCGCTTCGGCCGCAAAAATGGCAAGGGTTTCTATGACTATCCCGCCGACGGCAAGAAATCGCTCTGGCCCGGCCTTTCCGCCCTCGCGGAAAAGCAGCTCGATACTGACACGATAGACATAGAGGAGCTGAAGCACCGGCTGCTTGTCGTTCAGGCGGTGGAGGCGGCGCGCACCATGGCGGAGGGCGTCGTCACCGATCCGCGCGAGGCGGACGTCGGGTCCATCCTCGGCTTCGGCTTCGCGCCCTTCACCGGCGGCACGATCTCCTACATCGACGGCATGGGCGCAAAGGCTTTCGTGGCGCTCTGCGACAGGCTCGCGGCAAAGTTCGGCCCGCGCTTCGAGCCCCCGCAGTTGCTGCGCGACATGGCGGCGAAGGGGGATACTTTCTACGGCCGGTTCATGCCGAAACAGAAGGCGGCGTGA
- a CDS encoding acetyl-CoA C-acetyltransferase, whose product MPEAYIYDAVRTPRGRGKPDGSLHEVSSLGLANTALKAIRERNNLAGPEVDDVILGCVDPVGEAGGDIARAAAIASGYSYKVPGVQINRFCASGLDSVNFAAAEIMSGQHDLAIGGGVESMSRVGIGASGGAWPVDPTIAIPSYFMPQGVSADLIATKYGFSRDDVDAYAVESQRRAAKAWEEGRFRKSITPVKDVNGITILDRDEHMRPGTDMQSLASLKPSFAFYAEQGGFDAVAIQAYPEIEKLNYVHHAGNSSGIVDGAAAVLVGSKEAGEKIGVKPRARIRAFANIGSEPAIMLTGPVDVTKKVLKRAGMSLSDIDLFEVNEAFAAVVLRYLQAFELDAAKVNVNGGAIALGHPLGATGAMLMGTAMDELERSGKSIALVTLCIGAGMGTATIIERV is encoded by the coding sequence ATGCCCGAAGCCTATATCTACGACGCCGTGCGCACGCCGCGCGGACGCGGCAAGCCGGACGGTTCGCTGCATGAAGTCTCCTCGCTCGGCCTCGCCAATACGGCGCTGAAGGCGATCAGGGAGCGCAACAATCTCGCCGGCCCCGAAGTCGACGATGTCATCCTCGGCTGCGTCGACCCCGTCGGCGAAGCGGGCGGCGACATCGCCCGCGCGGCGGCGATCGCCTCGGGCTATTCGTACAAGGTTCCCGGCGTGCAGATCAACCGCTTCTGCGCCTCGGGGCTCGACTCGGTGAATTTCGCCGCAGCCGAGATCATGTCGGGCCAGCATGACCTCGCGATCGGCGGCGGCGTCGAGAGCATGAGCCGCGTCGGCATCGGCGCCTCGGGCGGCGCCTGGCCCGTCGATCCGACGATCGCCATTCCCTCCTATTTCATGCCGCAGGGCGTTTCCGCCGATCTCATCGCGACGAAATACGGTTTCTCCCGCGACGACGTCGACGCCTACGCCGTCGAATCCCAAAGGCGCGCCGCGAAGGCGTGGGAGGAAGGGCGCTTCAGGAAATCCATCACCCCCGTGAAGGACGTGAACGGCATAACGATCCTCGACCGCGACGAACATATGCGGCCGGGAACCGACATGCAGTCGCTCGCGAGCCTGAAGCCCTCCTTCGCCTTCTATGCCGAACAGGGCGGTTTCGACGCCGTCGCGATACAGGCCTATCCTGAAATCGAGAAGCTCAACTACGTGCATCACGCCGGCAATTCGTCGGGCATCGTCGACGGCGCGGCCGCCGTGCTCGTGGGCTCGAAGGAAGCGGGCGAAAAGATCGGCGTGAAGCCGCGCGCGCGCATCCGCGCCTTCGCCAATATCGGCTCCGAACCCGCGATCATGCTGACCGGCCCCGTCGATGTGACGAAGAAGGTGCTGAAGCGCGCGGGCATGTCGCTTTCGGACATCGATCTCTTCGAGGTCAACGAAGCTTTCGCGGCGGTCGTGCTGCGCTACCTGCAGGCTTTCGAACTCGACGCAGCGAAAGTCAACGTCAATGGCGGCGCCATCGCGCTCGGCCATCCGCTCGGCGCGACGGGCGCCATGCTGATGGGAACGGCGATGGACGAACTGGAGCGCTCGGGCAAATCCATCGCGCTGGTGACGCTCTGCATCGGCGCCGGCATGGGCACGGCGACGATCATCGAGCGGGTGTGA
- a CDS encoding acyl-CoA dehydrogenase C-terminal domain-containing protein, translated as MPSYRAPVDDTLFLLNDVLNFQQFGSLPGFADVTPDVAAQILSEAGKLCEEVLTPLNQSGDAVGCTRKPDASVAAPPGFKAAFDAYAQGGWIGLPVPEEYGGQGLPYTLTMPMSEFASSANMAFAMYPGLTQGALAALLTHGSDEQKRLYAPKMTEGRWTGTMNLTEPQCGTDLGLLTTKAVPRADGSYSITGQKIFISAGEHDLAENIIHLVLARIEGAPAGVKGISLFIVPKILVNPDGSLGARNGVACGSIEEKMGIHGNATCVMNYDGAQGFLVGEANRGLNAMFVMMNEARLGVAVQGLSQSEVAYQNAVAYARERLQGRALTGPKNPGKNADPIIVHPDIRRMLLEIRSFNEAARGLALAAALDSDIAHRSDDPAARQAAEDRLGLLTPVLKGVFTDVGFDNAVKAQQVFGGHGYIREWGMEQFVRDARIAMIYEGANGIQALDLVGRKLPRDGGRAIMAYFKDSAEFLGSLSGDEAMKPFVTPAQSALADLQKATMWLMQNAMAKPDNAGAASYDYMHLFGRVALGLMWVRIARAAIEKKAREPDAAAWMDAKLTTARFYMERMLPETSLRLARISTGADTMMSLPEDMF; from the coding sequence ATGCCGAGCTATAGGGCGCCGGTCGACGACACGCTTTTTCTCCTCAACGACGTGCTGAATTTCCAGCAGTTCGGAAGTCTTCCCGGTTTCGCGGACGTCACCCCGGACGTGGCGGCGCAGATTCTCTCCGAGGCGGGGAAGCTTTGCGAGGAGGTTCTCACGCCGCTGAACCAGTCGGGCGACGCCGTGGGTTGCACGCGCAAGCCTGACGCAAGCGTCGCTGCGCCGCCGGGCTTCAAGGCGGCCTTCGACGCCTATGCGCAGGGCGGCTGGATCGGCCTGCCCGTGCCGGAAGAATATGGCGGACAGGGCCTACCCTATACGCTGACCATGCCGATGAGCGAATTCGCCTCCTCGGCGAACATGGCTTTCGCCATGTATCCCGGCCTGACGCAGGGCGCGCTCGCGGCGCTGCTGACCCATGGCTCCGACGAACAGAAGCGCCTCTACGCGCCGAAAATGACCGAAGGCCGCTGGACCGGCACGATGAACCTGACCGAGCCGCAATGCGGCACGGACCTCGGCCTGCTCACGACCAAGGCCGTCCCGCGCGCCGACGGCAGCTATTCGATCACCGGTCAGAAGATCTTCATCTCGGCCGGCGAGCATGATCTGGCCGAAAACATCATACATCTCGTGCTGGCCCGGATCGAGGGCGCCCCGGCCGGCGTGAAGGGCATTTCGCTCTTCATCGTGCCGAAGATTCTGGTGAACCCGGACGGCTCGCTCGGCGCGCGCAATGGCGTCGCCTGCGGCTCCATCGAAGAAAAGATGGGCATCCACGGCAACGCCACCTGCGTGATGAACTACGACGGCGCGCAGGGCTTTCTCGTCGGCGAGGCCAATCGTGGCCTGAACGCCATGTTCGTGATGATGAACGAGGCGCGGCTGGGCGTCGCCGTGCAAGGCCTCTCCCAGTCCGAGGTCGCCTATCAGAACGCCGTCGCCTATGCGCGGGAGCGCCTGCAGGGCCGCGCGCTCACCGGGCCGAAGAACCCCGGCAAGAACGCCGATCCGATCATCGTGCATCCCGACATCCGCCGCATGCTGCTCGAGATCAGGTCGTTCAACGAGGCGGCGCGCGGCCTCGCGCTCGCGGCGGCGCTCGACAGCGACATCGCCCATCGTTCCGACGATCCGGCGGCGCGTCAGGCGGCGGAGGATCGCCTAGGCCTGCTGACGCCGGTGCTGAAGGGCGTCTTCACGGATGTCGGGTTCGACAACGCCGTGAAGGCGCAGCAGGTCTTCGGCGGGCACGGCTATATCCGCGAATGGGGCATGGAGCAGTTCGTCCGCGACGCCCGCATCGCCATGATCTACGAGGGCGCCAACGGCATTCAGGCGCTCGACCTCGTCGGCCGCAAGCTGCCGCGAGACGGCGGCCGCGCGATCATGGCCTATTTCAAGGACTCGGCCGAATTTCTCGGTTCGCTCAGCGGCGATGAAGCGATGAAGCCCTTTGTGACCCCGGCGCAGTCAGCGCTCGCCGACCTGCAGAAGGCGACCATGTGGCTGATGCAGAACGCCATGGCCAAGCCCGACAACGCCGGCGCCGCGTCCTACGACTACATGCATCTCTTCGGCCGCGTGGCGCTCGGGCTGATGTGGGTGAGAATCGCCCGTGCGGCGATCGAGAAGAAGGCGCGCGAGCCAGACGCGGCCGCGTGGATGGACGCAAAGCTCACGACGGCGCGCTTCTACATGGAGCGCATGCTGCCCGAGACGAGCCTGCGCCTCGCGCGCATTTCGACCGGAGCCGACACGATGATGTCGTTACCCGAGGACATGTTCTAG
- a CDS encoding SEL1-like repeat protein has translation MTKALSRNLRGLDYDTREAARAAARRSGKSLGDWLDDAIREKADELPEEDFDSDEDGDGDRLDAAARRLARSRREPEPPRETRRWRDDAEDRREASQRCQSRREPEFDHEPRHKEPRGGAHRGRERRDWESEGDAPRRWRDEEPPRIDPRAIVDDAAAIVEKRLAESERQTARALDNLAGLIKRSQRRDDGADVKKVIAAFAQRTEESERQTAHALNDIAAVLENGQRERDAAESGIAALADRLGRIESRLSEQPGANATVRPIRSALARLESRLDKLSSEDRTADFEDALSGLDKRLADIARRLDEDAREREERERQARLAPVAPPAPAAPQPVAPALDMNGASAAALEQGLRRVEPRTRRPLVDAIAEITQRQRILDEDIVRASAPIPAPAPEPDVWGGEPPAQRFASLQATLDAIAQQLDTVRQDSGERADQQMVVMRQVEGLRREVEDMSRAIDDLAPRASVAAVETALRDLAHRIESQRHRGVADDLLAPAERIAGELRAVIRELDPSPIVRNLHADVETIGRRLDAMQASNPDDSIALRELSLQTRELSEQTHEIKQQLSALAARPLPLEKLETRLFDLSQRVDALALAHSNASKAAAALDMGELVRAIRAIVAAETGSGFETFNHRLDQLAGKLDDAVARVGGKRFDELGERIDALGKSLAQRIDKSAAQQKPVDTGPLEQLVAKLAKKIDSALDHKSHAPAFEEIGRKIERLETRFADPAPKESIARIEAMLAKPVADRQFAELAQRIDLVHKTLAQRLEQGVGPSEAADVRYIEELVRGLDQKIETALEAGVRQPELQAIENQIGQLSRKIDRLEDPTANPKLGALLARPQHNPQLDDISDRLERMQLALAQRAEEGARVEARQSDLAALVSELADRMNQALDPRDDTAALKALESQIGALSQRLDRNDHNGAALAAIESKIGGLVAQIEDARTATTLAAEEAVRRATQDILREASSADPSALRAAVERELTDIRKTQDESGQRTHETLLAVHETLERVVDRLAMFEDELSEIRSAPAPASVAAPAAPAPSPAPEPVTATRRRAEDWPAVNSPRQPNARLIAEPVAPAAEPRRGRVETSDDEDLMDFLLPPGGGGGRREPPLSAPASVEEEEEDVAPVGPRSVQSDFIAAARRAAQQAALDASAAESQHARRAAARARVDAPEAREGGKIAKFGSIGAAIQERKRPLLLGLGAIVLLIGAYQIARVSIQGVDNGASTHQEHQEAEAAAPAPTTADAAPKAEAPETPAAPVATPKDAPPPRMISPPQATDPTKPQTRGAPPRMISPPRAEDSSPAQTPAGAASLETPVDPTPTGAISPAPVNPLSATDATNAIKALAAGGDAAAQYEMGVRYADGRGVGRDARTAAQWFEKAAAQGLAPAQYRLGSLYEKGVGVERDFASARKWYQSAADAGNARAMHNLAVLVAEGGDGKPDYTAAAQWFRKAAEFGVRDSQFNLAILYARGLGVEQNLIQSYLWFAAAAQQGDADAGKKRDEVGARLDSKELATAKALAEGFHAREPIRDANDVLPPKLGGQAVKDPVKAPVKPGAKAKVSQI, from the coding sequence ATGACCAAGGCTCTTTCGCGCAATCTCCGTGGCCTCGATTACGACACGCGCGAGGCGGCCCGGGCGGCCGCGCGCCGCTCTGGAAAGAGCCTGGGCGACTGGCTCGACGACGCGATTCGCGAGAAAGCGGACGAACTCCCGGAGGAGGATTTCGACTCCGACGAGGATGGCGACGGCGACCGTCTCGACGCCGCCGCGCGCCGGCTCGCCCGTTCGCGGCGCGAGCCCGAGCCGCCGCGCGAAACCCGCCGCTGGCGCGACGACGCCGAGGATCGTCGCGAAGCCTCGCAGCGGTGCCAAAGCCGCCGGGAGCCGGAATTCGACCATGAGCCGCGCCACAAGGAGCCGCGCGGCGGCGCGCATCGCGGTCGGGAGCGCCGTGACTGGGAAAGCGAGGGCGACGCTCCGCGCCGCTGGCGCGACGAGGAGCCGCCGCGGATCGATCCGCGCGCGATCGTCGACGACGCCGCCGCCATCGTCGAGAAGCGCCTCGCCGAGAGCGAGCGCCAGACCGCCCGCGCGCTCGACAATCTCGCGGGGCTCATCAAGCGCAGCCAGCGCCGCGACGACGGCGCGGACGTCAAAAAGGTGATCGCCGCCTTCGCCCAGCGCACGGAGGAAAGCGAGCGCCAGACCGCCCATGCCCTGAACGACATCGCCGCCGTTCTCGAAAACGGCCAGCGCGAACGCGACGCGGCCGAGAGCGGGATCGCCGCGCTCGCCGACAGGCTCGGCCGCATCGAAAGCCGGCTCAGCGAGCAGCCGGGCGCGAACGCCACTGTTCGTCCGATCCGCAGCGCGCTCGCGCGTCTCGAGTCACGCCTCGACAAGCTGTCGAGCGAGGATCGCACAGCTGACTTCGAGGACGCGTTGAGCGGACTCGACAAGCGCCTCGCCGACATCGCCCGCCGGCTCGACGAGGACGCCCGCGAACGCGAGGAGCGCGAGCGCCAGGCCAGGCTCGCGCCAGTCGCGCCGCCCGCGCCCGCGGCTCCGCAGCCGGTCGCGCCCGCCCTCGACATGAACGGGGCCAGCGCCGCCGCGCTGGAGCAGGGCCTGCGCCGCGTCGAGCCGCGCACGCGCCGTCCGCTCGTCGACGCCATCGCTGAAATCACGCAACGACAGCGCATTCTCGACGAGGACATCGTCCGCGCCAGCGCGCCGATTCCCGCCCCCGCTCCCGAGCCGGACGTCTGGGGCGGCGAGCCGCCGGCCCAGCGCTTCGCGTCCCTGCAGGCGACGCTCGACGCGATCGCGCAACAGCTCGACACGGTTCGTCAGGACTCCGGCGAACGCGCCGACCAGCAGATGGTCGTCATGCGCCAGGTCGAAGGTCTTCGGCGCGAGGTCGAGGACATGTCGCGCGCCATCGACGATCTCGCGCCGCGCGCCTCCGTCGCCGCCGTCGAAACCGCGCTGCGCGATCTCGCGCATCGCATCGAGTCGCAGCGCCATCGCGGCGTCGCCGACGATCTCCTCGCCCCGGCCGAGCGCATCGCCGGCGAATTGCGCGCGGTGATCAGGGAGCTCGATCCGAGCCCGATCGTGCGTAACCTTCATGCCGATGTGGAAACCATCGGCCGCCGTCTCGACGCCATGCAGGCGTCGAACCCCGACGATTCGATCGCCCTGCGCGAACTCTCCCTGCAGACGCGCGAATTGTCGGAGCAGACGCACGAAATCAAGCAGCAGCTTTCCGCGCTCGCGGCGCGCCCCCTGCCGCTCGAAAAGCTCGAGACGCGGCTCTTCGATCTGAGCCAGCGCGTCGACGCTCTGGCGCTCGCCCACAGCAACGCCTCCAAGGCCGCCGCCGCGCTCGACATGGGCGAACTCGTGCGCGCGATCCGCGCCATTGTCGCGGCGGAGACGGGCAGCGGCTTCGAGACCTTCAATCATCGTCTGGACCAGCTCGCCGGCAAGCTCGACGACGCCGTCGCGCGCGTCGGCGGCAAACGCTTCGACGAACTCGGCGAGCGCATCGACGCGCTCGGCAAGTCGCTCGCGCAGCGCATCGACAAGAGCGCCGCGCAGCAGAAGCCCGTGGATACGGGGCCGCTGGAGCAGCTCGTCGCCAAGCTCGCCAAGAAGATCGACTCGGCGCTCGATCATAAATCCCATGCGCCGGCCTTCGAGGAAATCGGCCGCAAGATCGAGCGTCTCGAAACCCGCTTTGCCGATCCCGCGCCCAAGGAATCCATCGCCCGTATCGAGGCGATGCTGGCGAAGCCTGTCGCCGACCGGCAGTTCGCCGAACTCGCCCAGCGCATCGACCTCGTGCACAAGACGCTGGCGCAGCGGCTTGAGCAGGGCGTCGGCCCGAGCGAAGCCGCCGACGTGCGCTACATCGAGGAGCTGGTGCGCGGCCTCGACCAGAAGATCGAGACCGCGCTCGAAGCGGGCGTGAGGCAGCCCGAGCTGCAGGCGATCGAAAACCAGATCGGCCAGCTCTCCCGCAAGATCGACCGGCTCGAGGACCCGACCGCCAATCCGAAGCTGGGCGCGCTGCTCGCGCGGCCGCAGCACAATCCGCAACTCGACGACATTTCCGATCGTCTCGAACGCATGCAGCTCGCGCTGGCTCAGCGCGCGGAAGAGGGCGCGCGCGTCGAGGCGCGTCAGAGCGATCTCGCGGCGCTCGTTTCGGAACTCGCCGACCGCATGAATCAGGCGCTCGATCCGCGCGACGACACAGCGGCGCTGAAAGCTCTGGAGAGCCAGATCGGCGCGCTGTCGCAGCGTCTCGACCGCAATGACCACAACGGCGCCGCGCTCGCCGCGATCGAATCGAAGATCGGCGGGCTCGTCGCCCAGATCGAGGACGCGCGCACGGCGACGACTCTCGCGGCCGAAGAGGCCGTCCGCCGCGCGACGCAGGACATTCTGCGCGAAGCGTCGAGCGCCGATCCCTCCGCCCTGCGCGCCGCGGTCGAACGTGAACTCACCGACATCCGCAAGACGCAGGACGAGAGCGGCCAGCGGACGCATGAAACGCTGCTCGCCGTGCATGAGACGCTGGAGCGCGTGGTCGACCGGCTCGCCATGTTCGAGGACGAGCTGAGCGAAATCCGCAGCGCGCCCGCGCCCGCCTCTGTCGCCGCGCCCGCGGCGCCTGCGCCGTCGCCAGCGCCCGAGCCCGTGACGGCGACCCGCAGACGCGCGGAGGATTGGCCGGCCGTGAACTCGCCGCGCCAGCCCAACGCGCGCCTGATCGCCGAGCCCGTGGCTCCTGCGGCCGAGCCGCGCCGTGGCCGGGTAGAGACGAGCGACGACGAAGACCTGATGGACTTTCTGCTGCCGCCGGGCGGCGGCGGCGGGCGGCGCGAGCCCCCACTGTCCGCGCCCGCGTCGGTCGAGGAGGAGGAGGAGGACGTCGCCCCGGTCGGCCCGCGTTCGGTGCAGTCGGACTTCATCGCCGCCGCCCGCCGCGCCGCCCAGCAGGCGGCGCTCGACGCCAGCGCGGCGGAGTCGCAGCACGCCCGCCGCGCCGCCGCGCGCGCCAGGGTCGACGCTCCCGAAGCCCGCGAAGGCGGGAAGATCGCGAAGTTCGGCTCGATCGGCGCCGCCATTCAGGAGCGCAAGCGCCCCCTGCTTCTCGGTCTCGGCGCGATCGTGCTGCTGATTGGCGCCTATCAGATCGCCCGCGTCAGCATCCAGGGCGTCGATAACGGCGCCTCGACCCATCAGGAGCATCAGGAGGCCGAAGCCGCCGCGCCGGCGCCGACGACCGCCGACGCGGCTCCGAAGGCCGAGGCCCCCGAGACTCCGGCGGCGCCCGTCGCCACGCCGAAAGACGCGCCGCCGCCGCGCATGATCTCCCCACCGCAGGCGACCGATCCGACAAAGCCCCAAACGCGCGGCGCCCCGCCGCGTATGATCTCTCCCCCGCGCGCCGAGGATTCGAGCCCCGCGCAGACGCCGGCAGGCGCCGCAAGCCTCGAAACGCCGGTCGATCCGACGCCGACCGGCGCGATCAGCCCCGCGCCGGTCAATCCGCTGTCCGCGACCGACGCGACCAACGCCATCAAGGCGCTCGCAGCCGGGGGCGACGCCGCCGCGCAGTACGAGATGGGCGTCCGCTACGCCGATGGCCGAGGCGTCGGCCGCGACGCGCGGACCGCCGCACAATGGTTCGAGAAGGCGGCGGCGCAGGGTCTTGCGCCGGCGCAGTATCGGCTGGGCTCGCTCTACGAGAAGGGCGTCGGCGTCGAGCGCGACTTTGCGAGCGCCAGGAAATGGTATCAATCCGCCGCGGACGCCGGCAACGCTCGCGCCATGCACAATCTCGCCGTGCTTGTCGCCGAGGGCGGCGACGGCAAGCCGGATTACACGGCGGCGGCGCAATGGTTCCGAAAGGCGGCGGAATTCGGCGTTCGCGACAGCCAGTTCAATCTCGCGATCCTCTATGCCAGAGGACTCGGCGTCGAGCAGAATCTAATCCAGTCCTATCTCTGGTTCGCCGCCGCCGCCCAGCAGGGCGACGCCGACGCCGGCAAAAAGCGCGATGAGGTCGGGGCGCGGCTGGACTCGAAGGAACTCGCGACGGCGAAGGCGCTCGCCGAGGGCTTCCACGCCAGGGAGCCGATCCGCGACGCCAACGACGTGCTCCCTCCGAAACTCGGCGGGCAGGCGGTGAAGGACCCCGTGAAGGCGCCGGTCAAGCCGGGCGCGAAGGCGAAGGTTTCGCAGATTTGA
- a CDS encoding lytic murein transglycosylase yields the protein MKANHLLAAGAALLFASAPARADWSSCLGGLRHSAAGAGVSQQTIVSATDGLEPNDAVSFMDKQPEFTTPVWDYVAGLVDEERVEEGRAMLHKHAAALHAAESRFGVDPATVVAVWGVESDFGKSFGKRPVVQSLATLACEAPRRNDYWRKEFVAALKILDSGDIRADEFMGSWAGAFGHTQFMPSTFLGAAVDHDGDGRRNIASSAADSLGSTANYLRRSGWRSGERWGFEVRLPEGYSGPSGRTRKQPMSFWEARGITRLDGGGLGGGSAGLLLPAGRNGPAFLVTKNFDAVYAYNAAESYALAICVLSDRLRGRPGIQTPWPTDDPGLSRAERRELQSLLIRAGYEVGDPDGVIGTKTKEAIADFQGRVGLPRNGRASLKVLNALRGR from the coding sequence ATGAAGGCGAATCACCTGCTTGCGGCCGGGGCCGCGCTTCTCTTCGCTTCGGCGCCGGCGCGCGCCGACTGGTCCTCCTGTCTGGGCGGCCTGCGCCATTCGGCGGCCGGGGCCGGCGTGAGCCAGCAGACCATTGTCTCGGCGACCGACGGGCTGGAGCCCAATGACGCGGTCAGCTTCATGGACAAGCAGCCGGAGTTCACGACGCCGGTCTGGGATTATGTCGCGGGGCTCGTCGATGAGGAGCGCGTCGAGGAAGGCCGCGCCATGCTGCACAAGCACGCGGCCGCGCTGCACGCCGCCGAGAGCCGCTTCGGCGTCGATCCGGCGACCGTGGTGGCCGTCTGGGGCGTCGAATCCGATTTCGGCAAGAGTTTCGGCAAGCGGCCTGTGGTGCAGTCGCTGGCGACGCTCGCCTGCGAGGCGCCGCGCCGTAACGATTACTGGCGCAAGGAATTCGTCGCCGCGCTGAAGATTCTCGACAGCGGCGACATTCGCGCCGACGAATTCATGGGCTCATGGGCGGGCGCCTTCGGGCACACGCAATTCATGCCGTCGACATTCCTGGGCGCGGCGGTCGATCACGACGGAGACGGACGGCGCAACATCGCGAGCTCGGCCGCCGACTCGCTCGGCTCGACGGCGAATTACCTGCGCCGTAGCGGCTGGCGCTCCGGCGAGCGCTGGGGCTTCGAGGTGCGGCTGCCGGAGGGCTATTCGGGCCCGAGCGGCCGGACGCGCAAGCAGCCCATGTCCTTCTGGGAAGCGCGCGGGATCACGCGGCTCGACGGCGGCGGGCTGGGCGGCGGCTCGGCGGGGCTGCTGTTGCCGGCCGGACGCAACGGCCCGGCCTTCCTGGTGACGAAGAATTTCGACGCGGTCTACGCCTACAACGCCGCCGAGTCCTATGCGCTGGCGATCTGCGTGCTCTCCGACCGCCTTCGCGGCCGCCCCGGCATCCAGACGCCCTGGCCGACGGACGATCCGGGGCTTTCGCGCGCCGAACGCCGCGAGTTGCAATCGCTGCTTATCCGCGCGGGTTACGAAGTTGGCGATCCTGACGGCGTGATCGGGACCAAGACCAAAGAGGCGATCGCCGACTTCCAGGGCCGCGTCGGCCTGCCGCGAAATGGCCGCGCGAGTCTGAAAGTGCTCAACGCGCTACGCGGGCGGTGA